One Jeotgalibaca porci genomic region harbors:
- the nadE gene encoding ammonia-dependent NAD(+) synthetase produces MRTLQKEIINALCVKPEIDPQEEIRHTIMFLKEYMLAHPFLKAYVLGISGGQDSTLAGKLAQMAMTELRAETGREDYQFIAVKIPYGIQGDAKDVEDALTFIAADKVLSVNIKAATDAIEDAMAENGQNVSDFNKGNIKARQRMIVQYTIAGDNAGAVLGTDHAAESVTGFFTKFGDGAADLIPLWRLNKRQGKAMLAALNCPEHLYTKVPTADLEDDRPALPDEVALGVSYEAIDDYLEGRAIAEADAEKIESWYTKTRHKRELPITLFDDFWKK; encoded by the coding sequence ATGCGTACATTACAAAAAGAGATTATAAACGCGTTATGTGTAAAGCCAGAAATTGATCCACAAGAAGAAATTCGTCATACCATTATGTTCTTAAAAGAATATATGCTCGCACATCCATTCTTAAAGGCATATGTTTTAGGAATTAGTGGCGGACAAGACTCTACATTAGCGGGTAAGTTGGCACAAATGGCAATGACGGAGTTGCGCGCGGAAACGGGCCGAGAGGATTACCAATTTATCGCTGTTAAAATTCCCTACGGTATCCAAGGCGATGCGAAAGACGTAGAAGATGCTCTTACTTTTATTGCTGCTGATAAAGTGTTGTCAGTTAATATTAAAGCAGCTACCGATGCGATTGAAGATGCAATGGCAGAAAATGGCCAGAATGTTTCCGATTTTAACAAAGGGAATATTAAAGCACGTCAACGGATGATTGTTCAATATACAATTGCGGGTGATAATGCCGGCGCTGTATTAGGGACGGACCATGCGGCTGAATCAGTCACAGGATTCTTTACAAAATTTGGTGACGGTGCTGCTGATTTAATTCCTTTATGGCGATTAAATAAACGCCAAGGGAAGGCGATGTTGGCTGCATTAAATTGCCCGGAGCATTTATATACAAAAGTACCAACTGCAGATTTAGAAGATGACCGCCCGGCACTGCCAGACGAAGTGGCTTTAGGCGTTTCGTATGAAGCAATCGATGATTACTTAGAAGGTAGAGCGATTGCTGAAGCTGATGCGGAAAAAATTGAGAGTTGGTATACGAAGACCCGCCACAAGAGAGAGTTACCTATCACGCTATTCGATGATTTCTGGAAAAAATAA